The genomic interval GCTGGTGGACACCACCGAGGGACGCATCCTCGAGGACGCCGAGGTGAAGCGCGACATCAGCACGCGCTGGCCCTATCGCCGGTGGCTCGAGCGCAACGTCTTCACCTTCGACGACCTGCCCACCGTCCCCGCACCGGAGCGACTGCGAGGCGACGAACTCTCCCGGCTCCAAGGCGCGTTCGGCTACACGCTCGAGGACCTTCGCACAGTGCTCGCGCCCATGGCGGAGACGGGCAAGGAGCCCGTGGGCTCCATGGGCACGGACACACCGCTCGCGGTGCTCAGCGACCAGTCCCCGAGCCTCTTCTCGTACTTCCATCAGCTGTTCGCGCAGGTGACCAATCCCCCCATCGACCCGCTGCGCGAGTCGCTGGTGATGACACTCGCCACGGCGCTGGGCCCGGAGAGCAACACGTTCGAGGAGACCCCCGAGCAGTGCCACCGGCTCTCCCTCCCGGGCCCCATCCTCACCAACGGACAGCTGGCGCGGCTGGCGTCCATCCGGGGGGAAGGCCTGTTCGAGACGCGGCGCCTGTCGCTGCTCTACCCCTTGAGCGGCGGCGAGGGCGCGCTGGAGACGGCGGTCGAGAAGCTGTGCGCCGCGGCGGTGGACGCGGTGGATGGGGGGGCCAGCATCCTGCTCCTGAGCGACCGGGGCGTGGATGTGGCCCATGCGGCCATCCCCGCGCTGTTGGCCGTCTCCGCGGTCCATCAGCGGCTGGTCCGCGACGGCATCCGCATGTACACGGGCCTGCTGCTGGAGACAGCGGAGGCTCGAGAGGTCCATCACTTCGCCTGCCTCTTCAGCTACGGCGCGGCGGCGGTGAACCCCTATCTCGCGCTGGACACGGTGCGTGCGCTCGCGGACGCGAACGAGCTGGCCGTGGACTCGGAGAAGGCCCAGGAGCGCTTCATCCACGCGGTGGAGGGAGGGCTGATGAAGGTGATGTCCAAGATGGGCATCTCCACGCTCCAGTCCTACCGGGGCTCGCAGCTCTTCGAGGCCGTGGGTCTGCAACGCGGCCTGATTGAGCGGCACTTCACGGGCACACCCTCTCGCGTCGAGGGCGTGGGATTGCCGGAGCTGGGGCGCGAGGTGGCGGAGCGCCATACCCGGGGCTTCGAACATCCGGATGGACAGCTCCCCGTGGGCGGTCAGTACCGCTGGCGCCGCCAGGGTGAGCGCCACAAGTGGAACCCCGCGACGATTGCCCGGCTCCAGGCCGCGGTACGAGGCAACGACGCGGCGCAGTTCGCGGAGTACTCGCGGCTGGCGGACGACGAGACCCGTGAGCACTGCAACCTGCGGGGGCTCCTGGATATCTCGGCCGAGGGCCGCCAGCCGGTGGCGTTGGAGGAGGTCGAGTCAGCCCAGTCCCTGGCCCGCCGCTTCGTCACCGGAGCCATGTCCTTCGGCTCCATCAGCGCGGAAGCCCACGAGACGCTGGCCATCGCGATGAACCGGCTGGGTGGGCGCTCCAACAGCGGCGAGGGCGGCGAGGAGTCGCGCCGCTACACGCGTGACACTCACGGCGACCTGCGCCGCAGCGCCATCAAGCAGGTGGCCAGCGCTCGCTTCGGGGTCACCACCGAGTACCTGGTCAACGCCGACGAGCTGCAAATCAAGGTCGCCCAGGGCGCCAAGCCCGGCGAGGGTGGCCAGCTCCCCGGCCACAAGGTGGACGAGCGCATCGCCAAGGTCCGCTGGTCCACGCCCGGCGTGACGCTCATCTCCCCTCCCCCGCATCACGACATCTACTCCATCGAGGACCTGGCGCAGCTCATCTACGACCTCCAGTCCACCAATCCGACCGCGCGAGTCAGCGTGAAGCTGGTGAGCGAGGTCGGCGTGGGCACCATCGCCGCGGGTGTGGCCAAGGCCGGCGCGGGCTGCGTCGTCGTCTCGGGTTACGAGGGCGGCACGGGCGCCTCCCCCATCTCGAGCATCCATCACGCGGGCCTTCCGTGGGAGCTGGGGCTGGCGGAGACGCAGCAGGTGCTGGTGCACAACGGGCTCCGCTCCCGCATCCGCGTCCAGGTGGACGGCGGCCTGCGCACCGCGCGCGATGTGCTCGTGGCCGCGCTGCTGGGCGCCGAGGAGTTCGGCCTCGCCACCGCGAGCCTCGTGGCCGTGGGCTGCGTGATGCTGCGCAAGTGCCACCTCAACACCTGCTCCGCGGGCATCGCCACGCAGGACGGAGCGCTCCGGGAACACTTCCAGGGCAAGCCCGAGGACGTGGTGAACTTCTTCCTCCTGCTCGCCGAGGACCTGCGCAAGCGGATGGCCACGCTGGGCGCGAGGACACTCGAGGAGCTGGTGGGCCGGGTGGACCTCCTGGGCCAGCGCGCCTCGGTGGACCACTGGAAGGCGCGGCGCGTGGACCTCTCCGCGCTCCTCGCCGCTCCCGCCGCGCCCGCGAGCGAGCCTCGGCACTGCACGGTGCCTCGCTCGAAGGACGTGTCGGACCATCTGGACCACGAGCTGCTCCACGACGCGAAGGCCGTCCTCGATGGCGGCCCCGCCATGCTGCTGACGCGGCCGGTGAGCAACACGCACCGCGCCGTGGGCGCCATGCTCTCGGGAGAAATCGCGCGGCGGCATGGCTCGCGCGGACTCCCCGACGGACGGCTGCACGTGCGGATGAAGGGCTCCGCGGGTCAGAGCTTCGGCGCGTTCCTGGTCTCGGGCGTCACGCTGGAGCTCGAGGGGGACGCCAACGACTACGTAGGCAAGGGCCTCTCCGGTGGACGCATCATCGCCTACCCGCCCCAGTCCAGCCGCTTCGTGGCGGAGGACAACGTGCTGGTGGGCAACACGGCCCTCTACGGCGCCACGGCCGGGGAGGTGTACCTGCGCGGGCTCGCGGGTGAGCGCTTCGCGGTGCGCAACAGCGGCGCGCAGGCCGTGGTCGAAGGCGTGGGAGACCACGGCTGTGAGTACATGACCGGCGGCGTGGTGGTGGTGCTGGGCTCGACGGGGCGCAACTTCGCCGCGGGCATGAGCGGCGGCACGGCCTACGTGCTGGACCGGGAGCTCTCCTTCCGGCAGCGCTGCAACCTGGAGATGGTGGAGCTGGAGTCGCTGGTGGACGAGTCGGAGATCTGGCTCGTGCACGGGATGATTGAACGGCACCTGCGCTACACCCACAGCGCGCTGGCGCGGCGAGTGCTCGACAACTGGGAGCTGATGGTGCCGCGGTTCGTGAAGGTGATGCCCACGGACTACAAGCGCGTGTTGCAGGCACGGCGCGCGGCGAAGAAGCCGCCCGAGCCCCACGTCACCACGCAGGTACCACACGTCGTCGGAGGGAGGGGTTGAACCATGGGCAAGCCCACCGGATTCACGGAGTGGTCACGTGTCCCCGCCCACAAGCGGGAGAAGAACGAGCGGCTGGGAGACTTCCGCGAGTTCACCCTGCCCCTGGCCCCCGACGAGGCGAAACGGCAGGCGGGGCGCTGCATGGACTGTGGGGTCCCCTTCTGCCACCAGGGTTGTCCTTTGGGGAACCTCATCCCCGACTTCAACGAAGCCGTGTTCCGGGGACGCTGGCGCGAGGCCTACGACATCCTCTCCCGCACCAACACCTTCCCGGAGATGACGGGCCGGCTGTGTCCCGCGCCGTGTGAAGCCGCCTGCGTGCTGGCCATCGACCGCGACGCGGTGACCATCGAACAGATGGAGAAGGAGATCTCCGACCGGGCCTTCGCGGAGGGCTGGGTGAAGCCTCGGCCTCCCTCGCGCCGCACGGGCTTCACCGTGGGCGTGGTGGGCTCCGGTCCCGCGGGCCTCGCGGCCGCGGCCCAGCTCAACTCGGCGGGGCACGGCGTCACCGTGTATGAGCGCGACTCGAGGGCTGGGGGCCTGCTGCGCCTGGGCATCCCCGACTTCAAGCTGGAGAAGTCCGTGGTGGATCGCCGCCTCGCGCTGATGGAGGCGGAGGGCGTGGTGTTCCGCACCGGCGTGGACGTGGGCGGCGCCGTGAGCTTCCGCGAGCTGCGCGGCCGGCATGATGCGCTGCTGCTGGCCATGGGGGCTCGGCGCGCCCGCGAGCTGGACGTCCCCGGACGCGAGCTGTCCGGCGTCGTGCAGGCGATGGAGTACCTGGAGCACCAGAACCGGCTCGTCGCGGGTCTCGGGGAGAAGCAGCCGCACCTGGACGCCGCGGGCAAACGCGTGGTCATCCTCGGCGGCGGTGACACGGGCTCGGACTGCCTGGGCACGGCGCTCCGGCAGGGCGCGAAGAGCGTGCATCAAATCGAGCTCTTCCCCGCGCCTCCGAGTCTGCGCGCTTCGGACAACCCGTGGCCCCGGTGGCCCCTCATCTTCCGCACGTCGTCGAGCCAGGAGGAAGGTGGCGAGCGCGCCTTCGCGCTGATGACGAAGCACCTGACGGGGACGAACGGCAAGCTGGAGAAGCTGCACGCGGTGAAGGTGGAGGTGCATCGCTCGGTGGGCGGTGGACCCAGACTGGCGGAGGTCCCTGGCTCCGAGACGACGCTCGAGGTGGACCTGCTGGTGCTCGCCATGGGCTTCACCGGACCGGAGACCTCCGGGCTGGTGGACGACCTGGGCGTGGCCCTGTCGCCGCGAGGCACGGTGCAGGTGGACGCGCGCTTCGCCACGTCGGCGGACGGGGTCTACTGCGCGGGCGACGCCAGCCGCGGCGCGAGCCTCATCGTCTGGGCCCTCTCCGATGGACGCGAGGCGGCGCGGTCCATCGACGCCTATCTGTCCGGAGGTGTGTCCGTCCTGTCCACGCGCGGAGCGGACAGCCCATTCTGAACGAGGGCGGGTTCAATCCTCGAACGTCTGAAGCTTCAAACCCTCCGCGACGAGTTCGGCCACCGAGACACGGTGGTCGAGCTTGTCGGGTGGGCACCCCCAAAGCGCGACGATGGCCCGGTCCAGCTTCCGTGTGACTTCCCTCGCGGACCACGCATGGTCGAGCAAGGCATTGGCGGCCTCATCGACCAGGGGAAACAACTCCTCCGCGACCCCACGATTTCGCACCGAGAGCTGGAAGGGATGGCCTTCCAATGCTCCCGAGGCCATGTCGGGAAGCGCCAACACCATGCTTCGCATGTACCAGGCTCGCCCCAGGGCCTCCCTCCAACCTGGAACGTCGACGACCCCCAACGCCTTGAGCAACGCAACACTCGAGCGCTCCTCCTCCACGGCCTTCCGCTGAGGCAAATCCTTCAACCCGAAGCGGCTGAACAGGGCCAGCGTCAGCGAGCGATACCAACCTTCGAGGTGCTCACAGTGTCCCTCTCGCATCCACGCCACGGCCGCGCAGAGGGTGACCAGGTCCGCAGGCCCGAGATGATCCGTCCTTGACAGGTCGTAGTACTTTCGCGGCGAGAATGGCCGCGGGTGGTACGACCTCAGCTCGGTGAACGTGGTCATTCGCTCCTCTCAGAACCGGAAGGTCGCCCCTGCTTTCACGTGGGGCTGGACGTTCCGTTCGAACTCAGTGGTTGTCTCGGTCTTGCACGAGAAGAAGTAGCAATCACTCACCGTTGTCTCGGTCGTCGACGTCATGCTGCCTTCGATTCCCGCGCCCAGCGACAGGACCCAACCCTCGGAGATGGGTTGAGCGTAGCCAAACAGCCCGCTGAGCGCGAAGCGATGCCCATCCTTCGTGTCTCCATCGTTGAAGATCATGAAGTTTCCCTGGAGCGACACGTACATGCCGTCGTGGATCTGCTCGCCGAAGAAGTAACGGCTGCCCGCGTGAGCTCCGATGGACCTCGGGAACTCCCCCTTCCCCGTCGCGAACGTCGGCCCCACGAAGATGGTGAAGGCGCCGTCGACACGCCGCTCCAGGTCGAAGTCGATCACCGGAGACTCCGAGAGGGCCGACTCCGCTGAGTAGGGCCCCCCCGCGACGCCCAAGGACAACGCGGCCCGGTAGGACGGGGGCCGGGGCGCTGGAGCGGAACCCGTGACCGGCGAAGAATCCTGGGGCGCGACGTCCTGAGCAACGGCCAGGGTCGACGTGAAGAGCGAGCCCGCGGCGGTGACGACTCGAATGGCGTTCAGGTTCATGGGACATCCCGCAGAGCAACCCGCATGCCTGACGTAAGTGTTGGAAAGACGGTCGGCGCGGCGCGACTTCTGTGCAGGTCACTGCACACGTGCGAAACGCCTCTCGCCCTGAAGCGGTAGCGCGACTGCACACTGCTCGGGACACCGTCGGTTTCTCATCATCCCGTCACCCTCTCAGGAGGATTCCCAACGGTGGCGACAAGGCCACTTTTGGCGCCCGAACGCGCGCGGCGTCGCGCGAACAACGGTGCCACTCATGAACCTGCCCCTCGTGCCCTGGACGCTGTGCCTGACCCTCATGGTCTCAGCGCTCTGCTGTGGCGGCGAAGGGAACTCCGAGACTCCAGGCACGAAGCTCGGCGGCGCCGAAGACCCGAGGGCGTCGCCCTACCTCATCGACGACATCGCGGGAGGACGGTTGAGCGCGGGCCCTCATTCACTCACCGACGTGGGCGGATTGCTCTACTTCGCCGCCACGGACCGGACCCGAGGCACCGAGCTCTTCAAGAGCGATGGCTCGACCGACGGCACGCGCCTCGTCCAGGACGTGCGGCCGGGGCCCCTCGGCTCGGAGCCTCGCGAACTCACGGCACTGGGCAACACCCTGTTCTTCGTCGCGAATGACGGAGTCCACGGCGAGGAACTGTGGCGAAGCGAGGGCAAGGCCTCCAACACGCGACTCGTCCTCGACCTGCGCCCCGGCCGCATGGGCTCCTCCCCCGAGAGCCTCACGGTGCTGGGGCAACACCTCTTCTTCATCGCGAACGACGGCAAGACCGGGGCGGAGCTGTGGCGGACGGACGGCACCCGCGAAGGCACCACCCAGGTGAAGGACCTCGCCCCGGGTCCTCCAGGGGCCCCCCCCTCCCACCTCACCATCGCGAACGGCCTGCTGTACTTCTTCGTGGACCGGACCCTGTGGCGCAGCGATGGCACCCCCGAAGGGACCCGCGCCATTCTGGAGGTGGACGCCCCACCGGGCCTCACCGTCCGTCCCCGCTCACTCACCGCCGCGGACACACGGCTCTACTTCCTCATGAGCCAGGAGCCCAAGGACGACTCCACCGAAGCCCTCTCCACACTCGCGCTATGGACCAGCGACGGCAGCGCGCACGGCACGGTGAAGCTCCTGGACCTCGCGCATCCAGAGCACGCGGGGCCTCCACGGGTCCGCGCGGCGGGGCCCCTGCTGTTCTTCGTCACACAGGCTCCTGGTCACGGAGACGAACTGTGGCGCAGCGACGGCACCACGGCGGGCACACTCATGGTGCGCGACATCGCCCGAGGCCCCTTGAGCTCCAACCCCCGCGAGCTCACCGCGATGGATGGACACCTCTACTTCTCCGCATGGACGGCCGAGCACGGAGACGAGCTGTGGCGCAGCGACGGCACACCCGACGGCACCGTGCTCGTCAAGGACATCGTCCCAGGCCCGGAAGGCTCCGCCCTCGCCTTCCTGAGAGAGACCCACGGTCAGCTCTACTTCTCCGCCCGCGAGCCCGGCACGGGCCACGAACCCTGGCGCAGCAATGGCGCCGCGCGAGGCACCTCACGCATCGAGGACCTCGCGCCCGGTGCTTTCTCCTCCAGC from Myxococcus stipitatus carries:
- the gltB gene encoding glutamate synthase large subunit, which produces MSAILPGRYGLYEPETEHDACGVGFVAHLRGERSRGIVEDALELLNRLSHRAAAGKDPRTGDGAGILVQLPHRFFEHEAPRLGFELPPRRQYGVAQVFLPQEVDARAACEAALEEVVTEEGQRVLGWRDVPVEPEHLGPVAREAAPVIRQLFIARRRVVPSAFERKLYRIRKLTENRVVARGVDPKGRFHIASLSSETLVYKGLLLPADLPRFYVDLQHTEFVSALGLVHSRFSTNTFPTWELAQPFRFIAHNGEINTLRGNRNWMTARRGLLQTARLGGSLEPLWPIIVPGKSDSAQFDNMVELLYLGGRTLPHAMMMMIPEAWEGDALMEDDKRAFYEYSSALLEPWDGPAAIAFTDGQLIGATLDRNGLRPARYLVTEDDRIILASETGVIDVPPSQVRRKGRLTPGRMLLVDTTEGRILEDAEVKRDISTRWPYRRWLERNVFTFDDLPTVPAPERLRGDELSRLQGAFGYTLEDLRTVLAPMAETGKEPVGSMGTDTPLAVLSDQSPSLFSYFHQLFAQVTNPPIDPLRESLVMTLATALGPESNTFEETPEQCHRLSLPGPILTNGQLARLASIRGEGLFETRRLSLLYPLSGGEGALETAVEKLCAAAVDAVDGGASILLLSDRGVDVAHAAIPALLAVSAVHQRLVRDGIRMYTGLLLETAEAREVHHFACLFSYGAAAVNPYLALDTVRALADANELAVDSEKAQERFIHAVEGGLMKVMSKMGISTLQSYRGSQLFEAVGLQRGLIERHFTGTPSRVEGVGLPELGREVAERHTRGFEHPDGQLPVGGQYRWRRQGERHKWNPATIARLQAAVRGNDAAQFAEYSRLADDETREHCNLRGLLDISAEGRQPVALEEVESAQSLARRFVTGAMSFGSISAEAHETLAIAMNRLGGRSNSGEGGEESRRYTRDTHGDLRRSAIKQVASARFGVTTEYLVNADELQIKVAQGAKPGEGGQLPGHKVDERIAKVRWSTPGVTLISPPPHHDIYSIEDLAQLIYDLQSTNPTARVSVKLVSEVGVGTIAAGVAKAGAGCVVVSGYEGGTGASPISSIHHAGLPWELGLAETQQVLVHNGLRSRIRVQVDGGLRTARDVLVAALLGAEEFGLATASLVAVGCVMLRKCHLNTCSAGIATQDGALREHFQGKPEDVVNFFLLLAEDLRKRMATLGARTLEELVGRVDLLGQRASVDHWKARRVDLSALLAAPAAPASEPRHCTVPRSKDVSDHLDHELLHDAKAVLDGGPAMLLTRPVSNTHRAVGAMLSGEIARRHGSRGLPDGRLHVRMKGSAGQSFGAFLVSGVTLELEGDANDYVGKGLSGGRIIAYPPQSSRFVAEDNVLVGNTALYGATAGEVYLRGLAGERFAVRNSGAQAVVEGVGDHGCEYMTGGVVVVLGSTGRNFAAGMSGGTAYVLDRELSFRQRCNLEMVELESLVDESEIWLVHGMIERHLRYTHSALARRVLDNWELMVPRFVKVMPTDYKRVLQARRAAKKPPEPHVTTQVPHVVGGRG
- a CDS encoding glutamate synthase subunit beta, translated to MGKPTGFTEWSRVPAHKREKNERLGDFREFTLPLAPDEAKRQAGRCMDCGVPFCHQGCPLGNLIPDFNEAVFRGRWREAYDILSRTNTFPEMTGRLCPAPCEAACVLAIDRDAVTIEQMEKEISDRAFAEGWVKPRPPSRRTGFTVGVVGSGPAGLAAAAQLNSAGHGVTVYERDSRAGGLLRLGIPDFKLEKSVVDRRLALMEAEGVVFRTGVDVGGAVSFRELRGRHDALLLAMGARRARELDVPGRELSGVVQAMEYLEHQNRLVAGLGEKQPHLDAAGKRVVILGGGDTGSDCLGTALRQGAKSVHQIELFPAPPSLRASDNPWPRWPLIFRTSSSQEEGGERAFALMTKHLTGTNGKLEKLHAVKVEVHRSVGGGPRLAEVPGSETTLEVDLLVLAMGFTGPETSGLVDDLGVALSPRGTVQVDARFATSADGVYCAGDASRGASLIVWALSDGREAARSIDAYLSGGVSVLSTRGADSPF